In Ovis aries strain OAR_USU_Benz2616 breed Rambouillet chromosome 13, ARS-UI_Ramb_v3.0, whole genome shotgun sequence, the genomic window CACCCTTCAGTGGGACTCTGAAATATTGTCACCCTCCCCAAAAgtcatcttttctctttcctcctccagcgcACTCTTCTAAGCCCAGGAAGATTCGATGCCTTCTCTGGGCCCATGCCTGCCAGCCCATGTCTCCTCGGGATATGCATATACTAAAATATCTTCCCTTTATCTCATCTGGTCTTCGCCCCATGGGGCCACCCGGAGGCTACTATTTATTCTTTCACACATTAATTTAAGCTGCTTTAATTGCTGCTATgatatgttttatataatataattaatgtTTAATTCTGTGTACTTGCTTCCCAAGGCAGTTTTGTGAAGGGCCCAATTTTAGAATCAAGCAAATAAAGAATAAGTGATGGCTTAAGTTATTATAGTAACGCCCCCCTACACCGCCCCCCTAGGAATGAAAATGGTGCTTGTGTTTTCCAATGTGGgttaaaaagggaaaagatattttaatgttGTCTCTATTCCAGGCATGCTTGTGTGACTTTCATGAAATTCCCTGGTCTCTGGTTTCAAGTGTTCTGGGACTACAGGTATCAACTTGAGGTCTGTGTTGAAACTATCAGCTCTATACCTCCTTTCTGACGGAGACTGTGCTTAGAATAAGAAGTTATCGAACCTactcacttatttattcattcagcaaatgtgtTGGTGCCCAGGACTGGGACAGATTCAGTCCTGCCCTCAATGAGCTCATCATCAAATGGGGCCAGGCATATGGGGTAAGAATCCAGCATGTTACTGCTGTGGGAACCTGGGAGCAGGGGCAAAGGTGGGGTGCAGTATCCACTTCTGTCTCGGGGAGTTTAGAGGAGGTTTATCTAAAGAGAAGGTAAAATTTAAACTCATtcgaggaaggagaaggaagaaaacagcaagacagaagaaagaaacaaCTGTGCTTTTGGAAAGTGAAGAAAAGGCGAGGATGCTTGAAGCCAGCATGCATGGTAGGACACGGCAGGGTGTGAGTGTGGGAACAGAGGGTGGGGCTGAATGGAGACTCAGCTGAGCCAGAAGAGAGTTTGGACCATCCTCAGATGAGACTCCCTTGttcaggaaggagatcaaaccagtcaatactaaatgaaatcaaccctgaacatatattggaaggattgatgctgaagctgaagctccagtactttggccacttgatgtgaaaagccgactctggaaaagactctgacttgggaaagactgaaggcgaaaggagaaggggtgacagaggatgagatgatcagatagtatcaccgacttaatggacatgaatttgagcaaactctggaagatagtggaggacagaggaacctggtgtgctacagtccatgggcttgcagatagttggacaagactcagtgactgaacaacaacagggtctcagttcagtcgctcagtcgtgtctgactctttgcgaccccatgaatcgcagcacgccaggcctccctgtccatcaccaactcccagagttcactcagattcatgtccatcgagtcagtgatgccatccaggcatctcatcctctgttgtccccttctcctcctgctcccaatcccttccagcatcagagtcttttccaatgagtcagctcttcgcatgaggtggccaaagtactggagcttcagctttagcatcattccttccaaagaacacccaggactgatttcctttagaatggactggttggatggggaggggggggggtAAGTGGGGGGGCAGTGGGTGGGtggaggtgggtggagggggtgggggagctgggcTCAGAGTTACCTGGAACATAGCAGAGACTCAACAAATACTTAATTGAATGAGTGAGGCTGTTGTGACAGCCCAGGTGAAAGATGGTGAGCCTCTGAATTAAAGCAGTGGCAGAGGGGATAGAAGAGAGGGGATGGATTCTGAAGGTAAAATCTACAGGTCTGCAAATGTGCCCTTTGCAGCAGAAGCCAGGAGAATGGGGTTAGcagccctctcccttcctctctgatCTGTGCAGTTTGACCTTTTGACCCTGCCCAGAAACTCAGAGCTTGGAGAGTCATCACCCCAAACACCCTCTAGTTCAAGCTCCTTAGGTTTTATTGAAGCACATCGAGGCTCAAGGACACCCAGCCCATCAGAAGCAGAGCCTAGGCCACAACCCAGGTGTTCCCTGCTGCAGAGCAGAGTTCAAGAAAGGCTTGGAGGGTCTGAACTGGGGAAATAATTGCTACAAGGACGTGTGCTTCTGCAGAACTAGGGGGTCTCCAGTCTCCAAAGATTCTCAAGGGGTCCTGCGACCCCAAGAAAGAGTGGTCTAGTCTAAGCGCCTGTTTTCAGGTGGCGGAAAGGAAAGGAACTGGAATGGAACAGAGTCTGGTGGGGACAGCACGcacggatggatgggtggatggatggatggatgaatgggatGAGGCAGGGAGCGCGCTGGGACGCGGCGCCCACGCGAGGGAATTTCCTTTGAAAGAGAGCGAAACTGTAAGTTGGGAAACTCTTTTCCTTGAaagcccccccgccccctccaaaCCTCCTTCCACCACCCAGCCGTGGCCTTCCCGTTTTCTGGGAACTTCTTTAGGCCTCTCCATCCGCGGCGTTCGACACTTTCGGTTCCGCTGGGATTGCCGGAGGCGGCGGGGAAGAACCGGGCGGGGTGGAGGAGTCTTAACACCCATAGGGATCTCTCTCCACTCCCTTCGCCTCTCTCCCAACTCCTCATCCCCATCCCCAGAAAGCGGCTGCCTCTCTCCTGTTCGGCCTTTGTAGTCCTAGGGGGCGCGGGGAGGGGGGGGTTCCCATGAAGAGCTCTCCTTGGAACGACCCTTTCCCCCTTTCTCCCCGCTTCCTTCCCCAAAGTGCGTCCCTAAACTCCTTGGGGAATTAGACTCCCCGGGAATGTCCTGGGGGAAATCCCAGGGAGGTGTGTCTCCGGGAGCTCCGCCCCTCCGCCAGCGAGGCTGGCTGCGATTGGTCCCCGAAGACCCCGCTTCTTTCCTGGGCGGGCCCCCGGGCCAGGACAGGGGAACTGGAAGCGCCTAAGTCCCGGCGCGCTCTCCTCCCGCCGCCGTTTCTCACCTCGCCATGGTTCGTTTGCCACTGCAGTGTCTCTGCTGGGGCTTCTTTCTGACCGCCGTAAGTTGAAATTCCGTTCCGACCAGAGGCGGGAATTTGAGATTAGAGAGTAGGGAATGGGAAAAGAAGCGATACTTCGGGCAGGGGACCTTCTGAGCTGATTTTGCGGTGGGGGTGTGGAAGCTGGGTAGGGTACCGGGGTCATGGCTGAATGAGATGGgctgtttctctctcctcccgggcaggggtgggggtcccAGGTGGCCCACAGAGGGCGCCTAGTGGGGTCGCCGCAGGAAACGCCTAGGCAGATGAGGTTGGGGGTTTCGGCAGCTTTAAGCCTTTATCTGGTCAAAGAACTGGAGTCTGGGTCTGCCTCGAAGGCTGGCCCGAAAGAGACGGTGAGGGGTTTCAGAAGTGAGAAGGGAGGCCAGCCAAGGGAAGGGGCGGGTTTGGCCGGTTTCCTGTCTCTTTCCCATTGTGGATAAATGCCAGCCTCTGTGAGTGGTTATCACCTCCTTGCCAGCTGGGGTGGCCTTCTTCCAGGACATCTTGCGGGAGCATGGGATGAGGGCAGTGGCCCAGGTGCTTCTCTGAGAAGGCAAGGAGCTTTTAACGTTCCCACTCCAGAACCAAATCCTGGTGATCTTCCCCTACCCCCAACATAGGAGGAATACCCAAGGCTGTGACCCTGCCTCCTGAATTTAAGGTGACATAGGGGACTCTTGGGGGACCTGAACAGTTCATGGGACCATGAAAGGGCTGGGAGACCAGCAGAGGTTTCTCCAGGTGCCAGAAGGGCTAAGATATGCCCAACCAAGCATATCTCCGGGATTTTCAGAGTTCCACACTTGACTCGCTTCtagtttaaatgtattttttgtaGTTCctcattctggaggctgggaatccCCCAAGTACCTGACACTGTCATCCCCACCCCTCTGGTCTCCCCCTAACTTTCAAGGGCTGTACTTTCTGACATGAAGGCAGGGCAGGAATGACCCATGAAGTAGGGGGTCAGCAGCAAGGGGAGAGATGCTGTGGGGAAGCTACTCTGGCCCcagcactttcattttcactgtaagCAATGGCTCTTAGGGAGAAAGGGGGCAGGAAGGGGGCTCTTGGAGGAGAAGTGGAGGAAAAGCCAGCGGGGATAGGGTAAAAGGTGGTCTGGGCTTCTCAAGAGCAAAGTCCCAATTTTAGCTCCAGGTGGAGACTAGGCTGTGACAACAATATCTGAGGCTGTTTACTGAGAGCTTCCTGTGTGTCAGGCTCTGAGCAAAATACTTTACGTGCATTCTTGGTCTGATTTCTTCCAACtcccccattatacagatgagcaaactgaggctcagagagagaaaatggctTGCCCCAATCCACTTAGCTAGGTGGAACCTGCCAATAAATGTACATCTGCCTGATTTCTGAGCCAGCCTCTCAGATGGTGAGAGTCTCCAAGCCTTGGTCCTGAGCTACCACATGTCAGAAGGGTTGAAACTGTGAAGTGGGAACTGGGGATTTGACGCATTTTCAGAGGAGGGGCTATATGTCTCGTATGTTTGAAAATGGCATAGAGGACTTTTGCTGCCCTGGGAGTGTGGGGGGAAGGTCCATGGGCTTGTGGGGAGAACGTTCACAGGATGGTGTGTTGTGATGTGATGGCGGGAGCAGTAACCTTTGCTCTTTCCTTCCCTGCTTGGGATAAGACGCACTTCTGTAAGTGATTCACGcgcccccccctgcccccccccccgccccaagtTGAATGAGAACTACCAATTAGGCAGGTTCCTGGTAGCCAGGGTGCTGGGCAACCCAGCAGATACTTATGTATGTATGATAATTAAAAGTGCCATTTAATGAGCAACTCCTATGTTCTGGACACTATACCAGGCcatatttatccattctttctcGTCTTCACAACCTAATCTGTGCATGCGTGCAttctaaattgcttcagtcaactcttgtgacaccatggattgtagcctgccagggctctgtccatgggattctccaggcaagaaaactggagtgagctgccatatcctcctccagagggtcttcctgacccagggatcaaacccatgtctcttatgtctcctgtattggaaggcgggttcttaaccactggggccacctaggaagtcctaaTCTGTGGGGCAGGcattatttctcccattttagAGTTGTAGAAACTGAGGATAAGAGAGGCAAAACAATTAGTTAAGTGTTACAAAGTCAAGACTGGAGCTTTAAGCTGTTTGACCCTTAAAACTGTTCTTTTCACTGGCTGTTCCCAAAGTGTGAGATGATTTTAGAGAGCATGCGGTTGCTGTtgtgaagttgctaagtcatgtcaactcttctgcaaccccatgcagaTGTAGAATTAACAACATAGATTCACTTTGCAGTTCTATTTaaaatccttttcatttttcaagaagGAAGTCGCTGGAGCTAGAATATAGTTAATACCTCTCAAATGCCTTCTAATCctccttttaaaacaaaaatcaggagCAGGCCTGGGGTAGAGGGCTGTCAGTAAGCAAAGCAATCAGCTATGGCTTAATGACATTGTTTTGTTtctgctgaatttatttttagggTTGCCTTTTATTTATGAGAAGTGATACTAGTTTTGCTCTCATGGCAATGCTATGAGGTTTACcttgaaaataaatgtatttaaatgaacAAGAAGTGATGAATAGCATGGGTGGTACCTGGATGTAGTGACAATAATACAGGAGACCCACGCTGATGGAGAGAGGGAGTATTGAGACCCGAGTTCTCATTCGGATTCtatcactgtgtgaccttgggcaagtgaatCGGCCTTTCTGGTCCCCAGTCTCACCACGTGTGAAGTGAAAGAGTTGGATTTTATGCTTCCAGCTGCTCCATCCTGTATTTCGTGACGGAGGGGTTGGATGATCAGATGATGAGAGGCTGAAGGGAGAAAACATGACGAGGCTCggagaggggaagagggtggggagcAAAAGAATAGAAGGAAGAGGCCAGATGCTAAATATAGCCCCTATTTGGGCTAGGACCAGCTGGAGTCAGCCAGCTTCAGGACTCCAGGGTAGATGCTGGAGTCCTCATGTGCTCTTGGGTTGCTGGGGAGAGGAAAGACTCAGCCCTCAAGCCAAAAGGAAGATGTGTTTAGTGCAATGAATACTGTGAGTTAACAGTGCAATTACTTTGTAAAATATCAGAGTGATTCTCTGGGTACCTTTGTCATCATACTAGTTGGCAGTTtagataaaaacaaatgtaacatATAACACACAGGCCCCGTTTTTCTGCTTTGTACTTCCACTTTGGTTCTAACCTCTGTCCTGGCCGATTTGCACCTGTCTGCCGAGGAGGCTACATCTGAGATTTCAAGATCCCTTCAAATCACCCAATTCTTTTTTTAGGTCCACCCAGAACCAGCCACTGCCTGCGGAGAGAAGCAATACCCAGTGAACAGTCTTTGCTGTGATTTGTGCCCGCCGGGTGAGACGCCGACCCTCTAGCCCCACGTGGGACCTGTCTTGGTCTGCTGGCACATGCAGATCTCATGTGTCAACGATAAGCTTGTGTCTTAAATGACCCCTGGGATTCCCTGTCCCTGCCCCAGGATGTTCTGAGCTTCCTTTCTGCCAACCCAGAACTAGGGTTCCTATCTCTTCTGCGTCCTATACCCGAGTATGAAGGCTGGAAGGGTCTGGGACTGCCCTCTTTGCAGCCCCCTCCCTAAAGCCCAGCCTTACCACTTTTCAGTTAAGTGTCTGACTCATTGGGTGGCCTGGAGCACCCTCATTTCCGGATGTTTTCCAGGACAGAAACTGCTGAACGACTGCACAGAGGTCAGCAAAACAGAATGCCAGTCCTGCGGTAAAGGCGAATTCCTGTCCACCTGGAACAGAGAAAAATACTGTCACGAGCACAGATACTGCAACCCCAGTGCGTGGGCTGCGGGGGAAGGGGCCCTTGGGAGTCAGGCTGACAGTCCAGCTCATTCCTGACAGTACAGCCATcctggctttttaaattttaatagccAGGGTCTGTTCTGATTGGTTAGAGTCTGGGTTGTCTTGGTTGTTGCCTAATTTGATTGCCGTCCCTGCTAGGAAGAGGGTCTAAAACAAAAGAACAGGAAATATGAAGATCAGGGGCCCCTGGATCAAGGCCGGTAAGGGgttcccatccttccttcctgtctctgcaCAGACCTAGGGCTCCGGATCCAGAGCGAGGGCACCTTGAATACAGACACCACTTGCGTATGTGATGAAGGCCAACACTGTACCAGTCACACCTGCGAAAGTTGTACGCCCCACAGCTTGTGTCTCCCTGGCTTCGGGGTCAAGCAGATCGGTAAGTGGCCTGTCTGGGAATCAGCTTTagaggcaggagagaggaggcAAGGGCCCAAGGAGAGGGGCTGGGCAGCGGTCACTCTGCCCCAGAGGTGGAGAGACCAGCCTACGTTGATATctccaccatgctgctgctgctaagtcgcttcagtcatgtccgactctgtgcgacgccatagatggcagcccaccaggctccaccgtccctgggattctccaggcaagaacactggagtgggttgccatttccttctccaatgcatgaaagtgaaaagtgaaagtgaagtcgctcagttgtgtcagactctttgcaaccccatggactgcagcccaccaggctcctccacccgtgggattttccaggcaagagtactggagcggggtgccactgccttctccgtatcTCCACAATAGTGGGTTGGAAATGGAATCTTCGCCTTCTGCCTCCCACCATGGGCATCAGCCTCGGGAGGGCCATGGGGGAGGCCTCGTTAGGGGCCGCCTGCCCCAAGGGAAGGTGTGTGCTGTGGGGAGAAGTGCTTTGAAGCAGGATACTCATCTGGTCCTGCCTGCCCACCGGTCCCTCTAACAGCCAGACAGGGGCTCCACTGTAATGATTAatgcctcctcttccccctcaGCTACAGGGGTTTTGGATACCATCTGTGAACCCTGCCCGGTTGGCTTCTTCTCCAATGTGTCATCTGCTTTTGAAAAGTGTCACCCTTGGACAAGGTATAAGGACTCATCCCTTGTGTTTCCTGCCCGAAAAGGGGCATGGGACCCGCTTCCCTTCTCTCTGGCCACCAGTCCTTCGGTCCCCGCTCCCCATgtccacacacactcacacacctctAGAATGTCTCGAGGGATCCCACAGCCAACCAGAAAGACACTTTCGGCATTTCCTGCCTGCTCTCTCTTGGTGGTAATAGACACCGCTGCTCTCTGATCTTTGGTGAAATTCTCCCTCTGTGGGGGCACAGTGacacctctcttcctttccttgtacccctctcagcccctccttcctcctcctgatCTGGTTTTCTAGGCCTCTGTTCTAGGCTCTAGTCTCCCCTCACTTTGCCCACCTCCCCTGGACCATCTTTTCCACATCCGTGGCTTTGGCTACTATCCTCCTTTGATCGTTCCCCATCACCATCTGTCTAGATTTGTCTCCTAGGTCCCAGCCTGTCGTATCTACCTGCTGAGGGTACACCTCCTCGGAGGTGAGCCACGGGCACCTGCCTGCTGCCTTCACCCGCTGTGATGGGCGCAAACATGCCTCTGGGCACCTGTTGCAGGGTCCCCCTCCGTCTCCCCcagtcagtcactaagtcctgtctgtcTAACCTTCCAAATGTTTTGggcctcttccttcttctctctaaTCTCCCCTGTCACCACCTTAGTTTGGACCTCATCACTGTGGTCTGGCTGATGCTGTAGCCTCCtcactggcctccctgcctctagCTTCTCCCTTTCAGCTGGTTCTCCATCCCTTTGCCAAAGTAAGCTTTCCACCGTTCTCTTTGGAGCACGGCACTCCCTGTTTAAAATGCTCTGCGGCTCTCTGCGCCTTTGGGATGAAACCCTGACTCCTCTGCACAGCCTCTGACCTCCCAGCTCCCTCTCTTGATCTCTTCGTGACATCATGTTGCTTGCAATTCCCTCAACACACTGTTTGTTCTCTTGCATTAAACTCTTCTGCCTGGAATACGCTTAAGCACATGCTtgattaagttttttttttttttcccctttacgtttaatttgaaaaaatgagTAAGACAGGCATGAGGACAGAAGGCATAAAAGGGCCAGTAGTGATACGTCCCCTCGTCACCCTCAGCCATCCTGCAGCCGCTGGACCACACGTGTCCTTCTAGAGATTCTCTGCACAAACAAAGGCATACACGTGCAAACGGATCTTTCACACAAATAGTAGCATCCTGTATATACCTTGTTTACTGTCTGCAAGTCTCCAGTAGGTGGCAAACTCCTGAACTATAGAGAcgatctttttttcttccatggaTGTATCCCTTATGCTCCAAACAGCATCTGctgcatagtaggtgctcaataaatctttactgATAAATGTTGACTGGGAAAGGGAGGCACCTTGGTTTGGTAGAACCAAAGCACTGGGTTCCAAACTCACTCAGCTTAGAAAGGGTATGACCGCGTGGGACTGGGACCCTCATCTGAGCCTTGGTGTCCTCATTTGGAAAATGAGAATGACCTTCATTTCACAAGGGTAGAGGAACAGACATGTAAATGTGTTTCAAAAACTCTTAAGCACTCTTCTCTTATATGTGCTTTCTTTGAAGCTTCTCTTTTTCCTGCGTTAGATGTTTTGTCCTTTGTGATGTCCTTCTTTGTCCATCCCTTTCCATTCCTCCTGGGAACCACCTTGGTCCAAGTCTTCATCATCTCCTGGCAAGccatttttctgtcatttctccTCCTGGGAGATCTTTGGCCATTAAATCCTCTAGCAGCTTTAGTCATCTGGTTGGATGCTGACGCGACCCACCAGCTGAATCCAGCTGAAAACTTCATGGCTGATTAGTGATCTGGTTCTAAAGATCCAGTTTTCCAGAGTTTCCTTATACCATCTGGCTCATCACCCACCTAATCCTTCGTATCATGTTGTCCTGCTTAAAGAGAATATGGTGGTATTGTTGTTCAggcgctaagttgtgtctgactcctctgcagccccacagcctgtagcccaccaggctcctccatccatgggatttcccagacaagaatactggagtgggttgccatttccttctccagaggtcttctccacccagggactgaacctgagtctcttgcattacaggtggattctttactgctgagccgcctgGCGCGCCCTAAATATACTGATGTTCTAAATTTTACATTCCTCAAGGGCCCACTGAGATCTGACTTCCCCAGGGAAGTCTTTCTGGATGACTCTCAAACCAGAGATTCTCAACTGAGCAGTTTTCTCCCCCAGGGGACACATGACGGTACCTGGAGATATTTTGGTTCTCACGACTGGGGAGGAGGATGCTGCTGGcgtctagtgggtagaggccagggatgctgctaaacatcctacggTATTCAGGACAGTCCCCAccacagaagaaaaattatgtgGCCCCCAGACATCAGTGGTGCCAAATTTGAGCAGTCCCCCCTCATCCTTGCATCCCAGTCTAGGTGGATTCTGCCTCCTCTACCCTGAACCATGCCCGGTTGACAGGCACGTGGCACTCGTCAGAGGCTTCCCTATCCTCACTCCTTCACGGTTTACCATTGTCTTTCCTCTGTACTCGCGAGTTCTGTATGAACAGTCTGTGTCATTCCCGTAGCAAGCGGCACAGGAGGGTGCACATCACATGCTCTGTTGGGGGCTGGCTGTCTCCCTCTGGGGCTGGAAATCTCATGAGTGGGGAaacttagtttctctttctctgtgtgtgtgtctgcatgtgcatGCGTGTCTGTACACAGCTGCGAGAGAAAAGGCCTGGTGGAGCAACATGTGGGGACGAATAAGACAGACGCTGTCTGCGGTAAGTCCTGGAGAGTGGGCCCCGCAGCAGGCTAAGGAGGCGGGGAGCTGAGGGGGAGACTGGGGCACCCGGAAGCACTggtggggaaagagggaggggggcTCAAGCAAGAGGAGGAGGCAGTTTGGAACTGTGGCAGCCTAGCTCTGCTGCTTACCTGTGGCGCCTGGGCAAGTCACtccctctctctgagcctcagtttcttcatctgtaagatgggataACACCGCCTCCCCTAATAGGGCAGTGTAAGTCCCTGGTGTGGGCGCAGGCATTTTGGAGGTGCCCCTTGGAACTCTTCTGCCGCCCTGCACACAGAGGCCCAGCATGTGTGACACTGGTTCCTCTCAGgcgctcagtttttttttttttttgtctttttttttggctgcgccacatggcttgcagaatctcagttccctgaccaagaactGAATCCCggccatagcagtgaaagccCGGAACCCTAACCTCTAGGCCACCAGGGCCCTCAGTTGTAATCTTAGAATGAGGAGGTGACTCACAGCTCAGATCACAGACTCAAATAACTATAGAGATTAGGCAGGATCCAGTTAATGAGGGGAAAAGATCAGGGATAAGAGACAGGCACTCTGCTTTTCCTTAAAATTCACTTTCCTCTTGGCAAGGTTGGGACTGGGGTGAGGTGAGGGAGGCACTTGCCTTGGACACAATATTTAAGGGGGCACCAGAAAAATGCTGTCGTCAAGATAGATATTTGAggcaatacttaaaaaaaaattactgtgaaTTACTGTGGTGGCGCCTCCAAAATGCCTGCGCCCACGCCAGGGATTTACACTGCCCTATTAGGGGAGGTggtattatcccattttacagatgaggaaactgaggctcagagagaaggaGTGACTTGCCCAGGCTCCACAGATAAGCGGCAGAGTTAGGTTGCCACAGTTCCAAACTG contains:
- the CD40 gene encoding tumor necrosis factor receptor superfamily member 5 isoform X3 encodes the protein MVRLPLQCLCWGFFLTAVHPEPATACGEKQYPVNSLCCDLCPPGQKLLNDCTEVSKTECQSCGKGEFLSTWNREKYCHEHRYCNPNLGLRIQSEGTLNTDTTCVCDEGQHCTSHTCESCTPHSLCLPGFGVKQIATGVLDTICEPCPVGFFSNVSSAFEKCHPWTSCERKGLVEQHVGTNKTDAVCGKSWRVGPGLALSRFPESDEDPGGDPHHDGSPVCCPVGICLYQ
- the CD40 gene encoding tumor necrosis factor receptor superfamily member 5 isoform X2, whose amino-acid sequence is MVRLPLQCLCWGFFLTAVHPEPATACGEKQYPVNSLCCDLCPPGQKLLNDCTEVSKTECQSCGKGEFLSTWNREKYCHEHRYCNPNLGLRIQSEGTLNTDTTCVCDEGQHCTSHTCESCTPHSLCLPGFGVKQIATGVLDTICEPCPVGFFSNVSSAFEKCHPWTSCERKGLVEQHVGTNKTDAVCGFQSRMRTLVAIPITMGVLFAVLLVSACIRNMTKKRQAKALHPTAERQDPVETIDPEDFPGPHPPPPVQETLCWCQPVAQEDGKESRISVQERE
- the CD40 gene encoding tumor necrosis factor receptor superfamily member 5 isoform X1 yields the protein MVRLPLQCLCWGFFLTAVHPEPATACGEKQYPVNSLCCDLCPPGQKLLNDCTEVSKTECQSCGKGEFLSTWNREKYCHEHRYCNPNLGLRIQSEGTLNTDTTCVCDEGQHCTSHTCESCTPHSLCLPGFGVKQIATGVLDTICEPCPVGFFSNVSSAFEKCHPWTSCERKGLVEQHVGTNKTDAVCGFQSRMRTLVAIPITMGVLFAVLLVSACISESPGNMTKKRQAKALHPTAERQDPVETIDPEDFPGPHPPPPVQETLCWCQPVAQEDGKESRISVQERE